A genomic stretch from Petrimonas mucosa includes:
- a CDS encoding diacylglycerol/lipid kinase family protein translates to MEKRSVCVIINPVSGTESKKNIPEEVASAFDQTHFDVIFRITGYPGHATEIARQAVKEKFAYVLTVGGDGTVNEVAKALVNSDTVLGIIPFGSGNGLARDLHISMDSEKAIQTILEGNVRTIDYGSANGHIFFCTCGVGFDAFISDKFAEEKKRGPLGYVRNIVEGVVEFKSEEYEIRHDGGTLRERAFLLTCANASQYGNEVYIAPGADMEDGKMNVSILKPLDPNEIPQTTLQLFTKNIDKNSKMVSLLTSRLIIKREKPGVLHVDGEPVSTGDEIDVQIFHKGLKVFAPKQIEEKRVKEKENIFTAITRWINI, encoded by the coding sequence ATGGAAAAGAGAAGCGTTTGCGTCATCATCAATCCCGTTTCCGGCACGGAGTCGAAAAAAAATATCCCCGAGGAGGTCGCATCCGCTTTTGACCAGACCCATTTCGATGTCATTTTCCGGATTACAGGTTATCCCGGCCACGCCACCGAGATTGCCAGGCAGGCGGTAAAGGAGAAGTTCGCCTACGTGTTGACTGTCGGAGGCGACGGTACGGTCAACGAGGTTGCCAAAGCCCTGGTGAACAGCGATACGGTACTGGGAATCATCCCGTTCGGATCGGGGAACGGCTTGGCACGCGACCTGCATATCTCCATGGATTCGGAGAAGGCCATCCAGACCATTCTCGAAGGAAATGTCCGCACCATTGATTACGGCTCCGCCAACGGTCACATCTTCTTTTGTACCTGCGGCGTCGGATTCGATGCATTCATCAGTGACAAGTTTGCCGAAGAGAAGAAACGGGGCCCCCTGGGTTATGTTCGTAACATTGTGGAAGGCGTGGTTGAATTCAAATCGGAAGAGTATGAAATCAGGCATGACGGGGGAACACTCCGCGAACGGGCATTTCTTCTCACTTGTGCCAATGCCTCCCAGTACGGCAATGAAGTATATATTGCTCCCGGGGCCGACATGGAGGACGGGAAGATGAATGTCTCCATCCTGAAACCGCTTGATCCCAACGAGATTCCGCAAACCACCCTGCAACTCTTTACCAAGAATATCGACAAGAACAGCAAGATGGTCTCGCTGCTCACCAGCAGACTGATTATCAAGCGGGAGAAACCGGGAGTACTGCATGTCGACGGGGAGCCGGTAAGCACAGGCGACGAGATCGACGTGCAGATTTTTCACAAGGGATTGAAGGTCTTTGCTCCGAAGCAGATTGAAGAAAAGAGGGTAAAAGAGAAGGAGAACATCTTCACTGCCATTACACGCTGGATCAACATCTGA
- the trxA gene encoding thioredoxin — protein sequence MKNRVVIFAAVAALVILVACGNNSNRSVSPLPESETQQKINVKRNNMSKTIHLTKAEFLTKVADYEKNSQTWEYLGDKPAIIDFYADWCGPCKMIAPILEELAAEYDGQIYIYKVNTEAEQELAADFGIRSIPTLLFVPMNEAPQMAQGALPKDAFRQAINEILLKN from the coding sequence ATGAAAAATAGAGTTGTGATTTTTGCCGCAGTTGCGGCATTGGTAATACTTGTCGCTTGCGGCAATAACAGTAACCGGTCGGTTTCCCCGTTACCGGAGTCTGAAACTCAACAGAAAATCAATGTAAAGCGTAATAATATGAGCAAGACAATTCATTTGACAAAAGCCGAATTTCTGACGAAAGTGGCTGATTATGAGAAAAATTCCCAAACCTGGGAGTATCTGGGTGATAAACCTGCAATCATAGATTTCTATGCCGATTGGTGCGGACCGTGTAAAATGATAGCTCCGATACTGGAGGAGCTGGCTGCAGAATATGATGGGCAGATCTATATCTACAAGGTAAATACCGAAGCTGAACAGGAGTTGGCTGCCGATTTCGGGATCCGCAGCATTCCAACACTGCTATTCGTTCCGATGAATGAAGCGCCGCAAATGGCGCAGGGTGCATTGCCGAAGGATGCCTTCAGGCAGGCAATCAACGAAATTTTACTTAAAAACTGA
- a CDS encoding DUF6132 family protein: MNDFFRKHRLRVAGLIVGALGGLLYYYFVGCGTGSCPITANPWRMMIYGAVLGVLIFDIFTKTETKENDR; encoded by the coding sequence ATGAATGACTTTTTCAGGAAACATCGATTAAGGGTAGCTGGGCTCATTGTGGGTGCCCTCGGGGGCCTTCTCTATTACTACTTTGTGGGTTGTGGCACCGGTAGCTGCCCCATCACCGCAAATCCATGGAGAATGATGATTTACGGTGCTGTTCTGGGGGTGCTTATCTTCGATATTTTTACAAAAACCGAGACAAAAGAGAATGATCGGTAA